A part of Planctomycetota bacterium genomic DNA contains:
- a CDS encoding phosphatidate cytidylyltransferase, with the protein AVKDSGQSLPGFGGVLDVIDSPLVAAPVAYLLFSLA; encoded by the coding sequence GCCGTCAAAGACTCGGGCCAAAGCCTTCCCGGCTTCGGCGGCGTGCTGGACGTCATCGACTCGCCCCTCGTCGCGGCACCGGTGGCGTACCTGCTGTTCAGCCTGGCGTGA